The Desulfuromonas sp. genome contains a region encoding:
- a CDS encoding YitT family protein: MVKVLFRKIHNEASFLKSHIDLHGPAKVVLYQLAIAVGAMISAFGYSMFMVPFNLAAGGIGGLGVIINHYTGWPAGGLFMLMNLPLLVLGFFHLGRWRFLFSCLLSIAVFSITADTFSTFLPGMMKTYPISDDLLLNAIYGGLFFGLGVGIVFRYGGAFGGTVIPARILHAKTGYPLSQTFFYFDGGIIILAGMVFGWELAMLGMLSLFIGGLATDFVLEGVSQVRTITIVSYQPDELKRAILLNLGRGISQWEVKGGYSERDYTMLFCTISRAQVQDLKAIVAEYDPEAFLVVGVAQQAVGSFSFQRHLPLKKRRRAGSSES; encoded by the coding sequence ATGGTTAAGGTTCTGTTCCGCAAAATCCATAATGAAGCCTCGTTTCTGAAAAGCCATATCGATCTGCACGGACCGGCAAAGGTGGTGCTGTACCAGTTAGCCATAGCTGTCGGTGCGATGATCTCTGCCTTCGGCTACAGCATGTTCATGGTTCCGTTCAATCTTGCCGCCGGCGGCATCGGCGGCCTCGGGGTTATTATTAATCACTATACCGGCTGGCCGGCCGGCGGGCTGTTCATGCTGATGAACCTGCCGCTGCTCGTTCTCGGTTTCTTTCACCTCGGGCGCTGGCGCTTTCTCTTTTCATGCCTGCTTTCAATCGCCGTCTTTTCGATCACGGCCGACACCTTCAGTACCTTCCTGCCCGGCATGATGAAAACCTATCCGATTTCCGACGACCTGTTGCTCAATGCGATTTATGGCGGTCTTTTTTTCGGGCTCGGGGTCGGTATCGTCTTTCGTTACGGCGGCGCCTTTGGCGGCACGGTTATCCCGGCCCGGATCCTCCACGCCAAAACCGGATATCCTCTGAGCCAGACCTTTTTCTACTTCGATGGCGGTATTATTATCCTGGCCGGCATGGTCTTCGGTTGGGAGCTGGCGATGCTCGGGATGCTCTCGCTTTTTATCGGCGGCCTGGCCACCGATTTTGTACTCGAAGGGGTGAGCCAGGTGCGCACCATTACCATCGTCAGCTATCAACCGGATGAGCTGAAGCGGGCGATTCTGCTCAACCTTGGGCGGGGAATCAGTCAGTGGGAGGTCAAGGGCGGTTATTCCGAGCGTGACTATACGATGCTTTTCTGCACGATCAGCCGGGCCCAGGTTCAGGATCTGAAAGCGATTGTCGCCGAATACGATCCGGAAGCTTTTCTCGTCGTCGGCGTCGCCCAGCAGGCTGTCGGCAGCTTCAGTTTTCAACGGCACTTGCCCCTGAAAAAAAGGCGTCGCGCCGGCAGCAGTGAATCCTGA
- a CDS encoding GntR family transcriptional regulator, which produces MSEINSDAERKVPLYENVANRISYLIEQGTFRPGDKVPSIRNLSQQFGVSINTTKQAYAYLEDRRLIEARPQSGYFVSARLPDVPVDPQILKREISPTEVSLGDLSRMILRDSMNSELLQLGISSPGYDMLPIDKLNRMIASELRRRPEQAVEYSVPPGNSRLRTQIAKRMLLAGCALRPDDIVTTTGCMEAVFLALKVLCQPGDTVAVESPTFFNFLQLIEALGLKALEIPTSPTDGLSLEALSYALEHNAISACLVVTNYSNPLGCIMSDDRKRELVELLATYDVPLIEDDIHGDIAFVDERPSVARSYSRDGNVLLCSSFSKTVAPGYRVGWIAPGRYQEEIEGLKMATTVASASPTQMAVAEFLANGGYERHLRKLRRDSASRVAQMSEAIGTYFPEGTKVTRPRGGFCLWLEMPGEVDALKLYADAVSEGITLAPGPLFSATGKFRNCIRLNAAMWSDRIEHAVATLGRLARAF; this is translated from the coding sequence ATGAGCGAAATCAACAGCGATGCTGAACGCAAGGTTCCACTCTACGAGAATGTCGCCAACCGGATATCGTACCTGATTGAACAGGGTACCTTCAGGCCGGGCGACAAGGTCCCGTCTATACGCAACCTGAGCCAGCAGTTCGGGGTCAGTATCAATACGACCAAGCAGGCCTACGCCTATCTCGAAGACCGTCGCCTGATCGAAGCGCGGCCGCAATCGGGATATTTCGTTTCGGCCCGTCTGCCCGATGTGCCGGTCGATCCGCAGATTTTAAAACGGGAAATCAGCCCGACCGAGGTCAGCCTCGGTGATCTCTCCCGGATGATCCTGCGTGACTCGATGAATTCCGAGCTGCTGCAGCTCGGAATCAGTTCGCCCGGGTATGACATGCTGCCGATCGATAAACTGAACCGGATGATCGCCAGCGAATTGCGTCGAAGACCGGAACAGGCGGTCGAATACTCGGTTCCACCCGGAAACAGCCGGCTCCGCACCCAGATTGCCAAGCGGATGCTGCTCGCCGGTTGTGCTCTGCGGCCCGATGACATCGTCACGACGACCGGCTGTATGGAAGCTGTATTCCTGGCGCTGAAGGTTCTGTGCCAACCGGGCGATACGGTCGCCGTTGAGTCGCCGACTTTTTTCAACTTCCTGCAGTTGATCGAGGCCCTCGGATTGAAAGCTCTGGAAATACCGACCTCACCGACCGATGGACTCAGCCTCGAGGCGCTCTCTTATGCCCTTGAGCATAATGCCATCAGCGCTTGCCTGGTCGTTACCAATTACAGCAATCCGCTCGGCTGCATCATGTCAGATGATCGGAAAAGAGAGCTGGTCGAGCTTTTGGCAACATACGATGTCCCCCTGATCGAGGATGATATCCATGGCGATATCGCATTTGTCGATGAGCGGCCGAGTGTTGCCCGTTCTTATTCTCGCGATGGCAACGTTCTGCTCTGTTCTTCCTTCAGCAAGACGGTTGCTCCAGGCTACCGGGTCGGCTGGATTGCACCGGGGCGTTATCAGGAGGAAATCGAGGGGCTGAAGATGGCGACGACCGTCGCTTCGGCCAGTCCGACCCAGATGGCGGTTGCCGAGTTTCTCGCAAATGGCGGATATGAAAGACATCTGCGTAAATTGAGGCGTGATTCAGCCAGTCGTGTTGCGCAAATGAGTGAAGCGATCGGTACCTATTTTCCCGAAGGGACCAAGGTGACCAGGCCGCGCGGCGGATTCTGCCTCTGGCTCGAGATGCCGGGCGAGGTCGATGCTCTTAAACTCTATGCCGACGCGGTCAGCGAGGGGATTACCCTTGCCCCGGGCCCGCTCTTTTCGGCGACCGGCAAGTTCAGGAACTGTATCCGCCTCAATGCGGCCATGTGGAGTGACCGGATTGAACATGCCGTCGCTACATTAGGTCGGCTGGCCCGGGCTTTCTGA
- a CDS encoding NrdH-like redox domain-containing protein produces MRIIVLTALILLLATMPLSAEIYKWVDDNGNVHFTDTPPPGHTDSEVVNPQPNVVAGYGTVSGESSAQAAPAQTPRAGVAPVDLPIVELFVTSWCGYCKKAEAWFKARNIPYVKYDVEKDRDAARRKASLTQSRGVPFVLIGSVGIPGYSEAAFEKALRQYQ; encoded by the coding sequence ATGCGTATTATTGTTTTAACAGCCCTTATTCTTCTATTGGCAACGATGCCGCTTTCGGCAGAGATCTACAAGTGGGTCGATGACAATGGCAACGTTCATTTTACCGATACGCCGCCTCCCGGCCATACCGATAGCGAGGTCGTCAATCCGCAACCGAATGTCGTTGCAGGGTATGGCACCGTTTCCGGAGAAAGTTCGGCGCAGGCAGCCCCTGCGCAGACGCCCCGGGCCGGTGTCGCGCCGGTCGACTTGCCGATCGTCGAGTTGTTCGTCACCAGCTGGTGCGGCTACTGTAAAAAGGCTGAAGCGTGGTTCAAGGCCCGAAATATCCCTTATGTGAAATATGATGTTGAAAAAGATCGGGATGCGGCGCGGCGCAAGGCATCGCTGACCCAGAGCCGCGGCGTTCCTTTTGTCCTGATCGGAAGTGTCGGAATCCCGGGCTACTCGGAAGCGGCATTTGAAAAAGCCCTCCGCCAATATCAGTGA
- a CDS encoding phospholipase has translation MIRGFRSICVAIALVLFLAGHAPAQTDADSAWENRVKLEERARDNPFFIAPHRPNYILPVSYNTRPNTTPFTPGTEDFDHTEMKFQFSMKLQVARDVFHNNGKIYFAYTNLSFWQAYNKDASSPFRETNHEPELFLTVDNDWNFLGLTNRANSIGVVHQSNGRSGALSRSWNRIYGLFMFDRGNFLFALKPWYRIPEEEKSSPTDPTGDDNPDINKFLGSGELYAFYKWDRQTFGLMLRNNLRRHDNKGAIQLDWSFPVSSNLKGYVQYFSGYGESLIDYNAAVHRISLGVLLTDWL, from the coding sequence ATGATTCGCGGCTTTCGTTCAATATGCGTTGCGATCGCCCTCGTCTTGTTTCTGGCAGGACATGCTCCGGCGCAGACCGACGCAGATTCGGCATGGGAGAATCGGGTCAAACTCGAGGAGAGGGCCCGGGATAATCCATTTTTTATTGCCCCGCACCGCCCGAATTACATTCTCCCCGTCAGCTACAATACCCGGCCGAATACAACACCTTTTACGCCGGGCACCGAAGACTTCGATCATACCGAAATGAAATTCCAGTTCAGTATGAAGCTGCAGGTGGCCAGGGATGTGTTTCACAACAACGGCAAGATCTATTTCGCTTACACCAACCTTTCTTTCTGGCAGGCCTACAACAAGGATGCCTCGAGTCCGTTTCGTGAGACCAACCATGAGCCGGAGTTATTCCTGACCGTTGACAATGACTGGAATTTTCTCGGCCTGACCAACCGGGCAAACAGTATCGGTGTTGTTCACCAGTCGAACGGCCGCAGCGGTGCCTTGTCGCGGAGCTGGAACCGGATCTACGGTCTCTTCATGTTTGATCGCGGCAACTTCCTGTTTGCGCTTAAACCGTGGTACCGAATTCCCGAGGAAGAGAAGAGTTCGCCGACCGATCCGACCGGCGATGACAACCCCGATATCAACAAGTTCCTCGGCTCCGGTGAACTCTATGCCTTCTACAAGTGGGACCGGCAGACCTTCGGATTGATGCTCCGCAATAACTTGCGCCGGCATGACAATAAAGGGGCCATACAGCTTGACTGGAGTTTCCCGGTCAGTAGCAACCTGAAGGGGTATGTCCAGTATTTCAGCGGCTACGGCGAAAGCCTGATCGATTATAACGCCGCGGTACACCGGATCAGTCTCGGCGTTCTTCTGACCGACTGGCTTTAG
- a CDS encoding osmotically inducible protein C produces MRTEKITFTNSDNQDLSGRLELPVDRKPHAYAIFAHCFTCSKNIKAAVQISRALACQGIAVLRFDFTGIGASEGEFAETSFSSNVDDLVRAAEFMRREEMPPALLIGHSLGGAAVINAAGKIDSIRAIITIAAPSDPAHIIDHFKENEEEILQRGEAEVDLGGRTFRIRKEFIDDLRESHLEEALQNLKKPLLVMHSPFDKIVSIDHAATIFKAARHPKSFISLDTADHLLSNAQDADYAGLIAATWAGKFLEIRRKDPDVTHPDNKVVARLEQGFHTDIVANGHPLVADEPIAVGGTNHGPSPYDLLVAGVGACTAMTLRMYADHKKLPLDAVTVTLTHKKIHAKDCDDCSSETGKIDHIEREISLTGELDAEQQQRMLEIADRCPVHKTLHSEVKITSRLVEEE; encoded by the coding sequence ATGCGAACCGAAAAGATAACATTCACCAACAGCGACAACCAGGATCTTTCTGGACGGCTTGAGCTGCCGGTCGACCGTAAACCGCATGCCTACGCAATTTTCGCCCACTGCTTCACCTGCAGCAAAAACATCAAGGCCGCGGTTCAGATCAGCCGGGCCCTGGCCTGCCAGGGGATCGCGGTCCTCCGTTTCGACTTTACCGGAATCGGGGCGAGCGAAGGAGAGTTTGCTGAAACCAGTTTCTCTTCGAACGTCGACGACCTTGTCCGGGCAGCAGAATTCATGCGCCGCGAAGAGATGCCGCCGGCGTTGCTGATCGGGCATTCGCTCGGCGGTGCCGCGGTGATCAATGCCGCCGGAAAAATCGATTCGATCCGGGCGATTATCACGATTGCCGCGCCTTCCGATCCGGCCCATATCATTGACCACTTCAAGGAGAATGAAGAAGAAATCCTGCAGCGGGGGGAAGCCGAAGTCGACCTTGGCGGCCGGACGTTTCGCATCAGGAAAGAGTTTATTGACGACTTGCGCGAAAGCCATCTCGAAGAGGCGCTGCAAAACCTCAAAAAACCGCTGCTTGTCATGCACTCGCCCTTCGATAAAATTGTCTCGATCGACCATGCTGCGACAATCTTCAAGGCGGCCCGGCACCCAAAAAGTTTCATTTCACTCGACACCGCCGACCATCTGCTCAGCAATGCTCAGGATGCGGATTATGCCGGGTTGATCGCCGCAACCTGGGCCGGAAAATTCCTGGAGATCAGGCGCAAGGACCCGGACGTTACCCATCCCGACAATAAGGTGGTGGCCCGTCTCGAGCAGGGGTTTCATACCGATATCGTCGCCAACGGTCATCCGCTGGTTGCCGATGAGCCGATAGCCGTCGGCGGAACCAACCACGGCCCTTCGCCATACGACCTGCTGGTCGCCGGGGTCGGTGCCTGCACCGCCATGACCCTGCGGATGTATGCCGACCATAAAAAGTTGCCCCTCGACGCGGTCACGGTGACGCTGACGCACAAGAAAATACACGCAAAAGATTGCGACGACTGCAGTTCGGAGACCGGCAAAATCGATCATATTGAGCGGGAAATCAGCCTGACGGGAGAGCTCGATGCGGAGCAGCAACAACGGATGCTTGAAATAGCCGATCGCTGTCCGGTCCATAAGACGCTTCACTCGGAGGTCAAGATCACCAGTCGGCTGGTCGAAGAAGAGTAA